A stretch of Shinella zoogloeoides DNA encodes these proteins:
- a CDS encoding baseplate J/gp47 family protein, with the protein MATIYAPTTIDFSRLPRPQAIEALDFESLYGDFKTRFLAAWDELRADNPSLPEYDTLTLEADPAGILGEAWSYLRLLDRQRVNDAYVALLAPLATGANLDAIAASRNLVRQVITPATSTTAAVMQSDASLLRDYLLSFDMPAAGSRDRYLFEAFRAWPQNDDKTVGLWDARVNGHAVHGRKGDVDVVIVGPFGRLPTTGELATVRTAVTAPKAKPEAVSVAVMPATRLEYQASLTIEIPPGPDPVLVVNEAKARVQAVATERTIIGGEIPTGLLSGAAYGSSIIKVRDEAPVAIAPDPYVVPVMMGIEIIAEVRT; encoded by the coding sequence ATGGCCACGATCTACGCGCCCACCACAATCGACTTTTCGCGCCTGCCAAGGCCGCAGGCTATTGAGGCGTTGGACTTCGAGTCACTGTATGGTGACTTCAAGACCCGCTTTCTTGCCGCATGGGACGAACTTCGCGCCGACAACCCGTCGCTGCCGGAGTATGACACGCTGACGCTTGAAGCGGATCCAGCAGGCATTCTTGGTGAGGCGTGGTCGTATCTTCGCCTGTTGGACCGCCAGCGCGTCAATGACGCCTACGTGGCGCTGCTTGCGCCGCTGGCTACCGGCGCGAACCTGGATGCCATCGCAGCGAGCAGGAACCTGGTGCGCCAGGTCATCACACCGGCCACGAGCACGACGGCTGCAGTCATGCAGTCCGACGCTTCGCTCCTGCGCGATTACCTGCTGTCATTCGACATGCCTGCCGCCGGGAGCCGCGACAGATACCTGTTTGAGGCTTTCCGCGCGTGGCCGCAGAACGATGACAAGACGGTTGGACTGTGGGACGCGCGCGTTAATGGACATGCGGTCCACGGACGCAAGGGCGACGTTGACGTAGTCATCGTTGGCCCGTTCGGGCGGCTGCCAACTACTGGCGAGCTTGCCACGGTTCGCACCGCAGTGACCGCACCGAAGGCAAAGCCGGAGGCTGTGTCTGTGGCGGTGATGCCTGCAACGCGGCTTGAGTATCAGGCTTCTCTCACCATCGAGATTCCGCCCGGCCCCGATCCCGTTCTAGTCGTCAATGAGGCCAAGGCGCGCGTTCAAGCCGTCGCGACGGAACGCACCATTATTGGTGGCGAGATCCCCACCGGCCTGCTGTCGGGTGCGGCCTACGGCTCGTCCATCATCAAGGTGCGTGACGAGGCTCCGGTCGCAATCGCACCCGATCCATATGTTGTGCCAGTCATGATGGGCATCGAAATCATTGCAGAGGTGCGGACATGA
- a CDS encoding phage tail protein I, translating to MSAVGELLPALSTDEWEKASAAGMSDTLPVPFRLLMDPYQTSGDNLPWLAAHHSVDLWFEDWDEDRKREMIAHTAGVSTENPDERLPELKGTEAAAEAYLAYVDAVVVDKVAYPQRFALGEWAVGDDPFYFPPFVARYLVKVALDEPVDGFCVGHSAVGDSAITGIDRAPIERACTALTVSKAPETAYSADFADRVPITLDDGFDLDAGHFLGKFRNRTKL from the coding sequence ATGAGCGCAGTCGGCGAACTGCTGCCGGCGCTCTCGACTGACGAGTGGGAAAAAGCATCCGCGGCCGGGATGTCGGACACGCTGCCGGTTCCCTTCCGCCTATTGATGGACCCGTACCAAACATCAGGCGACAACCTGCCTTGGCTGGCCGCTCACCATTCAGTCGACCTTTGGTTCGAGGATTGGGACGAAGACCGTAAGCGCGAGATGATCGCACACACGGCTGGCGTCTCGACCGAGAATCCAGATGAACGCCTGCCCGAGCTAAAGGGCACTGAAGCCGCAGCCGAAGCCTACCTGGCCTATGTTGATGCTGTCGTCGTCGACAAGGTCGCTTACCCGCAGCGGTTCGCCCTCGGTGAATGGGCGGTGGGGGATGACCCGTTCTACTTCCCGCCTTTCGTTGCTCGCTACTTGGTCAAGGTCGCGCTGGACGAACCCGTCGACGGCTTCTGCGTCGGCCACAGCGCCGTTGGAGACAGCGCCATTACTGGCATCGATCGCGCGCCTATCGAACGGGCATGCACGGCCCTGACAGTCAGCAAGGCGCCTGAAACGGCGTACTCAGCCGACTTCGCCGATCGCGTGCCCATCACTCTGGATGATGGCTTCGACCTAGATGCCGGCCACTTCCTTGGAAAATTCAGGAACAGGACCAAGCTATGA
- a CDS encoding phage tail protein: MADLSYFHGVNLAESPDVPSLGRFGNFGGTYFNGTAPDADAGVFAYNIPTLVTSLPAASALGAEGTLLADLTAYFGEGGTLAIVNRVEHSDTPSELQANLIGDPVARTGLYAALKAKSLTGYQPRVIVTAGDTGAWIEDGVLTVTVTDGGADYTSAPSVSFSGSGDAAATAAINKHKVASLTITNAGDDYATAPTIAISAPPAGGVQATATATVAGGSITAITMTNKGSGYVDAPAVTISGGGGSGAILTAVLGGPVTAVTITAAGEGYETATVAFSGGGGSGAAATANIGDVANPFISALATIAPQIRARAYVSGPNTTNAEAIRFRNTVNSDRILIIDPKGIKNVDGTPVTVPIAPVFAGIRSAVVASAEGVSGSVSNKIIKTLDGVARTIQYPNDSNVLNENQIATVINERGGLRTWGSRLATDVAVWQFDSVRATADMVNESLEDLYFQWVDKKLIKGNLKMMVEDGNAALRVFALNNDILGGRVWLSDLNTPTLNAQGKVFLNVEFEPVGLMEQINITTYRNILYYQVLLDDVRGLIENGPLTLAA; this comes from the coding sequence GTGGCAGACCTATCGTATTTCCACGGCGTAAATCTCGCCGAAAGCCCCGACGTGCCCTCCTTGGGCCGGTTCGGCAACTTTGGCGGCACCTACTTCAACGGCACGGCGCCGGATGCTGATGCTGGCGTGTTTGCGTACAACATTCCGACGCTGGTGACAAGCCTGCCAGCTGCCTCCGCACTTGGTGCGGAAGGTACGCTGCTCGCCGACCTGACCGCCTACTTCGGTGAAGGCGGCACACTTGCGATCGTCAACCGCGTCGAGCATAGCGACACGCCGTCCGAACTGCAGGCCAACCTCATCGGCGATCCTGTTGCGCGCACCGGCCTCTATGCCGCCCTCAAGGCCAAGTCGCTGACCGGCTACCAGCCGCGCGTCATTGTCACGGCGGGCGACACTGGCGCCTGGATTGAGGATGGCGTTCTGACTGTCACGGTGACGGATGGCGGCGCGGACTATACGTCTGCTCCTTCGGTCTCGTTCTCCGGTTCTGGCGATGCCGCTGCAACTGCCGCCATCAACAAGCACAAGGTCGCGTCACTTACGATCACGAACGCGGGCGACGACTACGCGACTGCTCCGACGATTGCCATCTCCGCACCGCCTGCTGGTGGCGTACAGGCAACGGCTACCGCGACAGTAGCGGGTGGCTCTATCACCGCGATCACGATGACCAACAAGGGCTCCGGCTATGTCGACGCCCCTGCGGTCACGATCTCCGGCGGTGGCGGTTCTGGCGCGATCCTGACGGCTGTGCTTGGCGGCCCAGTCACGGCCGTCACCATCACAGCTGCCGGCGAGGGCTACGAGACGGCGACTGTGGCGTTTTCTGGCGGCGGTGGTTCCGGTGCCGCGGCAACTGCCAACATCGGCGACGTCGCCAACCCGTTCATCTCGGCATTGGCAACGATTGCACCGCAGATCCGCGCGCGCGCTTATGTCAGCGGCCCGAACACGACGAACGCCGAGGCTATTCGCTTCCGCAACACGGTCAACAGCGACCGAATCCTGATCATCGACCCGAAGGGCATCAAGAATGTCGACGGCACGCCCGTCACCGTTCCGATCGCGCCGGTCTTTGCAGGTATTCGTTCTGCTGTTGTCGCAAGCGCGGAAGGCGTTTCTGGTTCGGTTTCGAACAAGATCATCAAGACGCTCGACGGCGTTGCGCGCACGATCCAGTACCCGAACGACAGCAACGTCCTGAACGAAAACCAGATTGCCACGGTCATCAACGAACGCGGCGGGCTTCGCACGTGGGGCAGCCGCCTGGCAACCGACGTCGCTGTCTGGCAGTTCGACAGCGTCCGCGCCACCGCCGACATGGTCAACGAGTCGCTTGAAGACCTCTACTTCCAGTGGGTCGACAAGAAGCTGATCAAGGGCAACCTCAAGATGATGGTCGAAGACGGCAACGCCGCGCTTCGCGTCTTCGCCCTGAACAACGACATCCTTGGCGGCCGCGTCTGGCTGTCCGACCTGAACACGCCGACGCTTAACGCGCAGGGCAAGGTATTCTTGAATGTCGAGTTCGAGCCCGTCGGCCTGATGGAGCAGATCAACATCACGACCTACCGCAACATTCTCTACTACCAGGTGCTGCTCGACGACGTCCGCGGCCTGATCGAGAACGGCCCGCTTACTCTCGCGGCCTAA
- a CDS encoding phage major tail tube protein, with amino-acid sequence MANNLPSYLLRNCMLWADRESKLGQIGDITPPVPQAKLEELRNAGMIKPREVSMGFEKLEFSFKMPGLDPQILKLFGLKAGTENLFLITGALVDEDGVEHSAVMTIRGFLKQADPGNWKPGDMAENDYSVSVNYYKLEVDGDELIEMDDFDVKIGGISQHSGMRNSLLL; translated from the coding sequence ATGGCGAATAACCTACCAAGCTACCTCCTGCGCAACTGCATGCTGTGGGCCGATCGCGAATCCAAGCTTGGCCAGATCGGGGACATCACGCCCCCGGTCCCGCAGGCCAAGCTGGAGGAGCTTCGCAACGCCGGCATGATCAAGCCGCGTGAAGTCTCCATGGGTTTCGAGAAGCTGGAATTCAGCTTCAAGATGCCCGGCCTCGATCCGCAGATCCTCAAGCTGTTCGGTCTCAAGGCTGGGACGGAGAACCTGTTCCTTATCACTGGCGCGCTGGTGGACGAGGACGGCGTCGAGCACTCGGCAGTCATGACGATCCGCGGCTTCCTCAAGCAGGCCGATCCGGGCAACTGGAAGCCGGGCGACATGGCGGAGAACGATTATTCGGTCTCGGTCAACTACTACAAGCTGGAAGTCGACGGCGACGAGCTGATCGAAATGGATGACTTCGACGTGAAGATCGGAGGCATCAGCCAGCATAGCGGCATGCGGAACTCGCTGCTTCTGTAG
- a CDS encoding phage tail assembly protein, giving the protein MTTVKLSKPVEHNGKIYDEFTFREAEVGDLMLADAVKGEMSKIIAVLASMADVPLPAFRKVKSRDLNAIMAATKDLLGEEPPVTTGG; this is encoded by the coding sequence ATGACGACTGTCAAGCTTTCCAAGCCCGTTGAACACAACGGCAAGATCTACGACGAGTTCACGTTCCGCGAAGCCGAAGTCGGCGACCTGATGCTTGCCGACGCCGTGAAGGGCGAGATGTCCAAGATCATCGCCGTCCTGGCATCCATGGCCGACGTGCCGCTTCCCGCCTTCCGCAAGGTAAAGTCTCGCGACCTGAACGCCATCATGGCCGCAACCAAGGACCTCCTGGGGGAGGAGCCGCCGGTCACGACTGGCGGCTGA
- a CDS encoding phage tail tape measure protein, protein MAVLKSSLILSLIDNVSGRAGRINKALSGIERQSSAFLGMAGRLAAFGGAYLGVTQGFRSTIGAAVDFESAFADVKKVVEATPEQFEVMSKSIRKMSTQLPMASTEIAALFAAAGESGIATNELQAFAEMAARVGIAFDMTAADAGESLAKLKTQFGLTVAETGELADAVNHLSNNMASKSSEITTFLLKVGSLSEMAGFAKEEVAALGSAMIAAGAQPEVAATAMQNVAKKMTAGALAKKEQRDVAKMLGLDLPTLAKEMQKDAPAAVKKVLKAIGKQSKDKHISLLSGFFGDEAKAFAPLIANTELLDKALDSVADKSKYTGSAFREFTARADTTANAFQILRNKIGYFFEDWGLSWLPSLKAGIADFGHVLDTLDSRFTIFDEIKARLGGLASGLGLGDGTDVFKSIRDLIFGAENASAAADKYGRLFGQFQEYGRSIRKFGEDVANNPIVKFFADLSPYYLEALKWSIGFMLVAGAIRKLAGALWFLSGASTIVGALKALGGVASALGIGGGGLDKAIAAAGTSAGSIYGKAFGLAAKVAIVAGITLAVAEALQIFDPKGNLGGVTSPIDDWLRDKMGLPAKDSGITPGEIWDGLGNLLPATDDNPDKNQISPVAVDLGFGESPIFGDGGGSPRTTSEMLSGLSSPVIIDAGSIAAMNQPSGVQQVQVTNPQPVSVNVSNVFNITGVTSPEGAADAAASRVGQAAKAAVESSFSGGGGF, encoded by the coding sequence ATGGCCGTCTTGAAATCAAGCCTTATCCTCTCGCTGATCGACAATGTGTCTGGCCGGGCGGGGCGGATTAATAAGGCACTGAGTGGTATTGAACGGCAGTCTTCGGCTTTTCTAGGAATGGCTGGCCGCCTTGCCGCCTTCGGTGGCGCCTATCTGGGCGTCACGCAGGGATTCAGGTCGACGATCGGGGCGGCCGTGGACTTCGAATCCGCGTTCGCTGACGTTAAAAAGGTTGTCGAAGCGACACCCGAACAGTTCGAGGTGATGTCGAAGTCCATCCGTAAGATGTCCACGCAATTGCCGATGGCGTCAACGGAGATCGCTGCGCTATTCGCGGCTGCCGGCGAGTCGGGCATCGCAACGAACGAGCTTCAGGCATTCGCCGAGATGGCTGCGCGCGTCGGCATCGCGTTCGACATGACCGCCGCAGATGCAGGCGAGAGCCTGGCGAAGCTAAAGACGCAGTTCGGGCTGACGGTTGCAGAAACGGGCGAACTGGCTGACGCGGTCAACCACCTGTCGAATAACATGGCGTCGAAGTCGTCGGAGATCACGACCTTCCTGCTCAAGGTTGGTTCGCTTTCTGAAATGGCCGGCTTCGCCAAGGAAGAAGTCGCGGCGCTCGGTTCGGCCATGATCGCAGCCGGCGCACAGCCGGAAGTCGCCGCGACCGCAATGCAGAACGTTGCGAAGAAGATGACGGCCGGCGCGCTCGCCAAGAAAGAGCAGCGGGACGTCGCTAAGATGCTCGGGCTGGATCTGCCGACACTTGCCAAGGAGATGCAGAAAGACGCGCCGGCCGCCGTCAAGAAGGTTTTGAAGGCGATCGGAAAGCAGTCCAAGGACAAGCACATTTCGTTGCTGTCTGGATTCTTTGGCGATGAGGCCAAGGCTTTTGCGCCCCTGATTGCCAACACCGAGTTGCTTGACAAGGCGCTCGACTCGGTCGCCGATAAGTCGAAATACACTGGCTCGGCGTTCCGGGAGTTCACGGCGCGCGCTGACACAACGGCCAACGCCTTTCAGATACTGCGCAACAAGATCGGCTATTTCTTCGAGGACTGGGGCCTATCCTGGCTGCCCTCGTTGAAGGCGGGCATTGCTGATTTCGGCCATGTGCTGGATACGCTTGACAGCCGCTTCACGATCTTCGACGAGATCAAGGCACGCCTCGGCGGTCTCGCATCCGGTCTCGGCCTTGGCGACGGAACCGATGTCTTCAAATCTATCCGTGACCTGATATTCGGCGCAGAGAACGCCAGCGCCGCCGCGGACAAGTACGGACGCCTCTTCGGGCAATTCCAGGAATACGGCAGGTCCATTCGGAAGTTCGGCGAGGACGTTGCTAATAACCCGATCGTGAAGTTCTTCGCGGACTTGTCGCCGTACTATCTTGAAGCGCTGAAATGGTCGATCGGTTTCATGCTGGTTGCCGGCGCCATCCGTAAGCTGGCCGGTGCTCTCTGGTTTCTTTCCGGGGCATCCACAATCGTAGGCGCGCTAAAGGCACTGGGCGGCGTTGCGAGCGCTCTCGGAATTGGTGGCGGCGGACTTGATAAGGCGATCGCTGCCGCGGGCACTAGCGCAGGGTCTATTTACGGCAAGGCGTTCGGATTGGCGGCTAAGGTTGCCATCGTTGCGGGTATCACACTCGCCGTCGCCGAGGCCCTGCAGATCTTCGACCCGAAGGGGAACCTCGGTGGCGTCACGTCGCCAATCGATGACTGGCTGCGTGATAAGATGGGTCTTCCGGCGAAGGACTCTGGTATCACTCCGGGTGAGATTTGGGACGGGCTAGGGAATCTGTTGCCCGCAACCGATGACAATCCGGACAAGAACCAGATATCTCCTGTTGCTGTGGACCTGGGCTTCGGGGAATCGCCGATATTTGGGGATGGGGGCGGATCACCTCGGACCACCAGCGAGATGCTATCCGGTCTCAGCAGCCCGGTCATCATCGACGCCGGCAGCATCGCGGCTATGAACCAGCCGTCTGGCGTTCAGCAGGTTCAGGTGACCAATCCGCAGCCGGTTTCCGTGAACGTCAGCAATGTGTTTAACATCACGGGCGTGACGTCACCGGAGGGCGCAGCAGATGCTGCGGCCAGCAGGGTGGGGCAGGCCGCAAAGGCCGCTGTTGAATCCAGCTTCAGCGGTGGCGGTGGGTTCTAG
- a CDS encoding thermonuclease family protein, whose product MQYKIAMTRLLAALFLVLASPAMAQTIEGRASVIDGDTIEIHGERIRLNGVDAPESWQRCVADGKEYRCGKDAAFALDEWLAASRPTRCGFVDRDRYGRMVGDCFRADGAAVGEWLVRSGWAVDWVRYSGGEFADAQDDARRNGRGIWRGAFELPCEARARRAKRKASC is encoded by the coding sequence ATGCAATACAAGATCGCAATGACTCGTTTGCTTGCCGCGCTATTTCTTGTTCTTGCTTCACCGGCCATGGCCCAGACCATAGAGGGTCGCGCTTCGGTGATTGATGGAGACACTATCGAAATCCATGGCGAGCGCATCAGGCTCAACGGCGTTGACGCGCCGGAAAGCTGGCAGCGCTGCGTCGCGGACGGCAAGGAATATCGGTGCGGGAAGGACGCGGCCTTTGCGCTCGACGAATGGCTTGCCGCATCCCGGCCGACGCGCTGTGGGTTCGTGGATCGCGATCGTTATGGACGGATGGTAGGTGACTGCTTCCGTGCCGATGGCGCCGCCGTAGGGGAGTGGCTCGTTCGAAGCGGATGGGCGGTTGACTGGGTGCGGTATAGCGGCGGCGAGTTTGCGGATGCGCAGGATGATGCGCGTCGCAACGGGCGCGGGATTTGGCGTGGTGCGTTCGAACTGCCGTGCGAGGCGCGGGCGCGACGGGCCAAGCGGAAGGCTAGTTGTTAG
- a CDS encoding ribbon-helix-helix domain-containing protein, with protein MSQETKEIRVTILVSPTELKAIDDWSFDRRIRSRSEAIRQLVKSGIEGEKAKRIQSSPHGAENQEQHKP; from the coding sequence ATGAGCCAAGAAACAAAAGAAATCCGCGTAACCATTCTCGTCTCACCGACCGAGCTTAAGGCTATAGACGACTGGTCTTTTGACCGACGTATTCGGTCACGCAGCGAGGCAATTCGCCAGCTTGTAAAGAGTGGGATAGAGGGCGAAAAAGCGAAACGAATTCAAAGTTCTCCGCACGGTGCGGAAAACCAAGAACAACACAAACCATAA
- a CDS encoding phage tail protein, with protein sequence MTVSMMLGGFAFEARDRLGYEGVQRKVQTPWAEIKVAQTMDQQQWTGPTSEEVTIKGVLFPQEYGGQASLDGIIAAAQAGTPMMLVSGDDYEGVIHGMFTVHGVDEDRSYHNAAGAARKNSYSITLKRYGQSVAGGGLFSPILNLFG encoded by the coding sequence ATGACCGTTTCTATGATGCTCGGAGGCTTTGCCTTCGAGGCGCGCGACAGGCTTGGCTACGAAGGCGTGCAGCGCAAGGTGCAGACGCCGTGGGCTGAGATCAAGGTCGCGCAGACGATGGACCAGCAGCAGTGGACCGGGCCGACGTCGGAAGAAGTCACCATTAAGGGCGTGCTGTTTCCGCAGGAATACGGCGGGCAGGCGTCGCTCGACGGCATCATAGCCGCAGCGCAGGCCGGTACGCCCATGATGCTTGTCTCCGGCGACGACTACGAGGGCGTGATCCACGGCATGTTCACGGTGCACGGCGTCGACGAGGACCGCAGCTATCACAACGCGGCCGGCGCGGCGCGAAAGAACAGCTACTCGATCACGCTGAAGCGCTACGGCCAGTCTGTTGCTGGTGGCGGCCTGTTCTCGCCGATCCTCAATCTTTTCGGGTGA
- a CDS encoding tail protein X: protein MPSIYTTKQGQTVDLACQDFYGRTRDVTEAVLDANPGIAALGAVLPIGTVLVMPDIDTRPVARPLVSLWE from the coding sequence ATGCCATCGATCTACACGACGAAACAAGGGCAGACGGTCGATCTCGCTTGCCAGGACTTTTACGGACGCACTCGAGACGTGACTGAGGCGGTTCTGGATGCAAACCCCGGCATCGCTGCACTTGGGGCGGTTTTGCCGATCGGGACTGTCTTGGTTATGCCGGACATCGACACGCGGCCGGTTGCTCGCCCACTCGTCAGCTTGTGGGAGTAA
- a CDS encoding phage late control D family protein, translated as MKPKIEITIDGQPVAGAFYERLISVSVTDKEGVKADTFDMELNDGPPQFLAIPRKGAIVDIRIGYGTTRSLGRFTVDKVTPKCLPYSMTIGGKSADLRNGKLKEKQERHWDKKKLKDVVSEIAGESGLSASVDSDIGDFEYEWIGQQDESNLEFMRRLERRHNALFAIKDGKMVFAKRGSGVSATGTFAGTVIVTPNMVVQGSCSFEANDRTKYSKVVAYHQDKDKAERVEIEADGDEDGDSVYRIPEPYSSLEEADKAAQAKARELKRGEGSASVTVIGDTSITAGSALLFSGVRPGLDGVPYVIDTATHKYDKSGGYTTAISAKLYDGKSGKGGKAPAKDGATSGDGKTVGDTGTVAKDSPAGTPATPDGWSKYQRNGLTDAN; from the coding sequence ATGAAGCCCAAAATCGAAATTACGATCGACGGCCAGCCTGTTGCCGGCGCCTTCTATGAGCGGCTGATATCCGTCAGCGTCACAGACAAGGAGGGCGTGAAGGCCGACACGTTCGACATGGAGTTGAACGACGGCCCGCCGCAGTTCCTCGCCATTCCGCGCAAAGGTGCGATCGTCGATATTCGGATTGGCTACGGCACGACCCGGTCTCTTGGCCGCTTCACGGTCGACAAGGTGACGCCGAAATGCCTGCCGTACTCCATGACGATCGGTGGCAAGTCCGCCGACCTGCGAAACGGCAAGCTTAAGGAGAAGCAGGAGCGGCACTGGGACAAGAAGAAGCTCAAGGACGTGGTGTCCGAGATCGCTGGCGAAAGCGGGCTGTCCGCGTCGGTGGATTCTGACATCGGAGACTTCGAATACGAGTGGATCGGCCAGCAGGACGAATCCAACCTTGAATTCATGCGGCGCCTCGAGCGGCGGCATAATGCGCTGTTCGCCATCAAAGACGGCAAGATGGTCTTCGCTAAGCGGGGCTCTGGGGTTTCGGCCACCGGCACGTTCGCCGGCACGGTCATCGTCACGCCCAACATGGTGGTGCAGGGTTCGTGCTCGTTCGAGGCCAATGACCGCACGAAATACAGCAAGGTCGTCGCCTACCACCAAGACAAAGACAAAGCCGAGCGCGTCGAGATCGAGGCGGACGGCGACGAGGACGGCGACAGCGTCTACCGCATTCCCGAACCGTATTCATCGCTGGAGGAGGCCGACAAGGCTGCTCAGGCGAAGGCGCGGGAGCTCAAGCGCGGCGAGGGCTCCGCATCCGTGACCGTCATCGGCGACACCTCAATAACCGCCGGTTCTGCGCTGCTGTTCAGCGGCGTGCGCCCCGGTCTGGACGGCGTGCCGTATGTCATCGACACGGCGACCCACAAGTACGACAAGTCGGGCGGCTATACGACCGCGATCAGCGCCAAGCTGTACGATGGCAAGTCAGGCAAAGGCGGCAAGGCTCCAGCAAAAGACGGCGCGACAAGCGGCGACGGAAAGACCGTTGGCGACACCGGGACCGTCGCGAAGGACTCGCCAGCCGGCACGCCAGCGACCCCGGACGGCTGGTCGAAGTACCAGCGCAACGGGCTGACGGACGCGAACTAA
- a CDS encoding glycoside hydrolase family 19 protein translates to MERSKLYASLRTTLFKGGVTQAQVSGIEGILDAFMTHGDGKPDTLAYALATAYHETGGRMVPVREGFASSDASARAAVNKLAAKRGPKSAVAKYAKPTGPYNHVYYGRGQVQLTWLDNYQKSSADAGVDLVKEPDKMLDPVVSARVLIKGLLDGRWNGAKKGLRFYLDNGDVVQARRTVNVLDKAETIAGYFQHFLAAVNAAGSPAPKPEMPPSATPTKKAGWLEVLAALIIALFPGRSK, encoded by the coding sequence ATGGAACGTAGCAAGCTTTACGCTTCGCTGCGCACGACGCTTTTTAAGGGTGGAGTGACGCAGGCGCAGGTGTCTGGCATCGAGGGCATTCTCGATGCCTTCATGACTCACGGTGACGGCAAGCCGGACACACTGGCATATGCGCTCGCCACGGCCTACCACGAGACCGGCGGGCGCATGGTGCCAGTTCGCGAGGGGTTCGCATCCAGCGATGCCAGCGCCCGAGCCGCCGTCAATAAGCTCGCAGCAAAGCGTGGGCCGAAAAGCGCCGTGGCGAAATACGCCAAGCCGACCGGGCCGTACAACCACGTCTATTACGGGCGCGGGCAGGTGCAGCTTACGTGGCTTGACAACTACCAGAAGTCCAGCGCGGATGCCGGCGTCGACCTTGTCAAGGAGCCTGACAAGATGCTCGACCCAGTGGTTTCGGCGCGCGTCCTTATCAAAGGGCTGCTCGATGGCCGCTGGAACGGTGCCAAGAAGGGCCTGCGCTTCTATCTGGACAACGGCGACGTCGTGCAGGCGCGGCGCACCGTGAATGTGCTGGACAAGGCCGAGACGATCGCGGGTTACTTCCAGCACTTCCTTGCCGCAGTCAACGCGGCTGGATCCCCCGCGCCGAAGCCGGAAATGCCGCCCAGCGCCACGCCGACCAAAAAAGCTGGCTGGCTAGAGGTGCTTGCGGCGCTCATCATCGCACTCTTTCCGGGACGCTCGAAATGA
- a CDS encoding S1 family peptidase, with product MSLFRRISLLAVTALAVAVVLFTPTAAAYMFPIMPAAQTVMVERSAYREAVTEDAALLIKRPNGLGSAVYIGQGRIVTAAHVVVGAKVVSLKSSDGRISSASVVAIDEKTDLAILQTSMRLLPANLSCAAVPVGTPIVAIGNPLGQEFVSAYGRIAGAARPVATSRLVYVTDMTTVMGQSGSGVWADSKVIGIVSAVMLAPLQVPGRDGVYVPSLVGFGFVVPSTLVCEMIAKLDAEPAKGGAV from the coding sequence ATGAGTCTGTTCAGACGCATATCATTGCTTGCCGTTACTGCGCTGGCGGTTGCGGTCGTACTGTTCACGCCTACCGCTGCGGCGTACATGTTCCCGATCATGCCGGCCGCACAGACCGTCATGGTCGAGCGGTCTGCGTACCGCGAAGCGGTGACGGAAGACGCGGCGCTGCTGATCAAGCGCCCCAACGGTCTCGGTTCGGCCGTCTACATAGGGCAGGGGCGCATCGTCACTGCGGCGCACGTCGTGGTCGGCGCCAAGGTCGTCTCGCTGAAATCAAGCGATGGGCGCATCTCCTCTGCAAGCGTCGTGGCAATCGACGAAAAGACCGACCTTGCAATCCTTCAGACCAGCATGCGGCTTCTGCCGGCCAATCTGTCTTGCGCAGCCGTGCCCGTCGGGACGCCGATCGTCGCCATTGGCAATCCGCTGGGGCAGGAATTTGTCTCGGCCTATGGGCGCATCGCGGGGGCGGCGAGACCCGTTGCGACTAGCCGCCTAGTCTACGTCACCGACATGACGACCGTCATGGGGCAATCGGGGAGTGGTGTGTGGGCGGACAGCAAGGTGATTGGCATCGTCTCCGCCGTGATGCTGGCGCCGCTGCAAGTGCCCGGTCGCGATGGCGTCTACGTGCCGTCGCTCGTCGGCTTCGGGTTCGTTGTGCCGTCTACGCTGGTCTGCGAGATGATCGCGAAGTTGGATGCGGAACCAGCGAAAGGTGGCGCTGTATGA